AAATCATTTTGCACTATTTAATCTTGGTTTACAACAAATTTGTAACTcattgtttttttataaataataaaaataataatattatttcttaatgggttatccGTATCCAACTCGCACCCAACCCGAATTTTCCGGGTTCTTAACGGGTCAATCCAATAAGAACACGAACACAATAAGGCTTGACACAAACCCAATATTTTCGTGTGGATTCGTGTCGaatcaaaaattgtcagccctattACTAACCCATTTCAACTCCAATCAATTTTAAATTGGATGCTACTCAATCTTTCGAATTATTATTAATCGAAAGACTTTCCTAGTTggaagaaaattaattaaatcgagAAAGCAGAGCATTCAAGCTAATCGAAAAACCAGAGCATTCTAGTTCATGACATAAATTCATATGTATACTATATACCTATCACCtacgcatatatatatatagagagagagatggtcATTTTATAGGCACACTAACCCTGATGGCCTCATTTGGTAGACTATCTATGTTTCAATTAGATAGGCTAATAATTAGCGGATCCTTAACTCAAAAATGAAGGGAGCTGAATTAACACTACTATTAAAAGTGTTGTCTTTCGGTGTCATGAAACCATGCTGAAAAATCAAACACCAAGAGTAATAATCAGCAATCAATTAGTCtttcattaaattaaagaattttatggagtacaaaaaaaattaaagtccCCCTAGTTACATTAACTATTCAAAAAACATTATGGAGTAGCATATTAGCAATGACCCATGCCAATAGAATTTATCAAAGACGTCTTGTATGCCCTACGGCCCGCCCCTACCCtattttgaatttataatgctaatacaaataattaatattccACTTGAGTCATTATTTCATAGGCAAAATATATGTAAGTGACACATAAATCAATTATGTTTTGTTAGAAAAAACCATAAGTTTGGAATATTTTTCGAAAAAAACTTCAGGTCGGGGACATAAAACACAAtcaagtttttaaaaaaatcataaactaCGACAGACTGTTTAATACAGAAATTAATGAAGCTGTATtagttaataaaatatttatctacatttatttatcaattatgttGTACTAcatgacaaattaaaaaaaagatagaGATCATGATCAACTACTTTGACTAATGGAGGCGCTTCCCGGGGAATAGATGCCGGAATCCGCCGGCGTGCCAGTCCCCCACGGTGTGGAAGTCGAGTTGGTGGGTCGCGCGGGCGATGAGGGATCTAACATGCAACCTTGGGAAAAGGGCGGAGGCTTGGCCTTGCGGCGGCCGGCGCCGACGGGCACATTGCGGAGGGCGCCGCCGGCGGTCCAGTAGCGGTGGCAGGCCTTGCAGAAGTGGCGCGGCTGGTTGACGTTGTAGTTGTTGAAGTAGCAGAATTTGGTCTCCATGCTCTTGCACCTCGGGCACGGGATGATCTTGTCTGGCCGCTTCAGATCGGGTTTCTGGTGATCGTGGTCGATCTTTGTCTGTGATTTTTGTTTGGGCGATATTGTGGCTCCGAATAGCTTGATTGATAATGGGGTGTTGTGTTCTTGAAGTTGAGCCATGTTATGCTATATGATTGCTATTGCTTGGTGAAGAAAATTATTGTGT
This sequence is a window from Salvia splendens isolate huo1 chromosome 5, SspV2, whole genome shotgun sequence. Protein-coding genes within it:
- the LOC121803183 gene encoding cyclic dof factor 4-like; this encodes MAQLQEHNTPLSIKLFGATISPKQKSQTKIDHDHQKPDLKRPDKIIPCPRCKSMETKFCYFNNYNVNQPRHFCKACHRYWTAGGALRNVPVGAGRRKAKPPPFSQGCMLDPSSPARPTNSTSTPWGTGTPADSGIYSPGSASISQSS